A window of Bradyrhizobium sp. AZCC 1719 genomic DNA:
GGTTCAACAAACTCACCGGGGTCCTCCTGATAGCCTTGGGAGCTTCGCTATGCGCCCGCATCGTCTGACGGCAACAGCAGAAAAAGAACTGGAGCCATCGAACGAAGATTAGGTGATGCACATGAAATCTGTTGATCGCATGCAGAAGAACGGCCGCCTTATGGTGGGCTCGATGGCGAGTGACACGCTTCGAACGAAGCGGGCTGTGGACGGGGTCCTGCATCTAGTCCACGCGGCCGCCGACGAAATCGAACGCAACCGCCGCCTGCCCGACGCGGTCGTCGCCGCCCTGCGCGACACAGGGATCAACCGCCTGCTGATCCCAGCAGCCCTCGGTGGAATGGAGGCGCCGATCACGGACGCGATGGACGTCATGGAGCGCATCGCGGCGGTCGACGGCAGCGCCGGGTGGTGCGCGGCGATTGGCGGGGGGAGCAACGTGTTCGCCGGCTACGTGCCCGCAACGGGCGCACGCACGGTGTTCGCTGACCCGGATCAAGGCAATGCCACGATGTTCGCTCCGCTCGGCCGGGTGGTCAACGACCACGGCCGAGTCACGCTGAGCGGCCGCTGGCCATTCACGAGCAATTGCCTCCACAGCGCATGGGTCGGCCTTGGCGCACTATTCCATGACGCCGATGGAGCCGGTCCCGTGCCGCGCATCGTGTTCGTGCCCGTGGCCGACCTGACGATCGAGGACACCTGGGATGTCGTGGGCCTCCGCGGGACCGGCAGCCACCACGTTGCCGCCGCCGAAGTCCCGGTCTACCCGGATCGGTGCACTCGCTTCGCCGACCGGCCGTGGCCCGGCGGCACGTTATGGCGGCTGCCGATCTACACGACGCTGCTGCCGACCCTTGTCGCCGTCCCGCTCGGCATCGCCCGGGGCGCCATCGACGAGATTTCGCGGCAGGCGCGCGAAGGCCGGACCGCGCGGCGCGGTCAATTGGCCGACGCGCCGATCTCGATGGCCGAACTGGCCGTCGCAGACACAAGACTGCGGGCGGCCCGGGCCGGATTGCGCGCCGCTGTCGGTGAGGCGCACATGCACGCCGAGCGAGGCGAGCCGATCAGCCGGCAGCTCCAGGCTCGCATCTGCCTGGCTGGCATGCACGCCTGCGACACGAGCGTAGAGGTGACATCCACAGCGCACCACCTTGGCGGCGGCGCCGCCGCTTACCGTGGCAGCCGCCTGCTGCGGGCCCTCAGCGACGTGCAGGCCGCGCGCCAGCACCTGCTGTTCTCGCACCATCACTTGGGCGAGCTGGGCAAGCTCGTCGCCGGCCTGGACCTGGCCTATCCTCCCTACGTCATGTGACGGCCAGCCACTGGTCAGCTCGATTGCCATTGAGATCGATGCGGCAGGAGGCGGAGCTCCCAACTACGAAATATGGAAAACAACCCCATGCAAAGTAGCAATAGCCGCAGGCATGATACCTTGAGCGATCCCGCGAGCACTTGACGCGTCGGGCAAATCAGCGGCACTACTCCATCATCGCGCAGACTATCTATTGGCCTGCTGTAACGCCGCCCCTCGTCGCGATGGCACACAAAATCCTTTTGACAATCGAAAGTCGCCACAGCGAGCGATCGCCTGCGCGTTGCCGAACCGTGCGCGCTTCCGGCGCGTGCCGAAGGAGTATCGACATGAACGCCGCACCGGACGTCAATTGGCCGACGGCGACAGCCCCAGCCGATCCAACCAAGGCCGCCGCAACGATGCTAGCTCAAAGGTACACTTCCATGAGCCATTTCGCTTCCATAGCTTGTCATCGCCTCACCGCGGTTCTGACGTCAGATGCTGGGGCGCTTTAGCTCGCCGTCAGTTCCTGTGAGAGGCGCTGCTCGCGGCAATTGTGGGCCCAACAATCTGCCGCGCCGGCAGTTCCGCTCGAGCCCAAGTCATCCCAAAACTTGCGGCGAGCCTTCGCAACTTTCTTTGAACCATCCGTGTTAGGATGGATCTATCAAGACAACCGAGTTGAACCGAGCTGTGATCAAGGTCGAGCGAACCGGCGAAGGCGATCCACTTGAATTCGAGGTCACCGTCGGTGTGGGAAACGGCGAAACTCGCCATCACGTCACGATGGCAAGAGAGACTTGCGAACGGCTAACGATGGGCACGCATACGCCCGAGCGTTGCATCGAGACAGCATTCCAATTCCTGCTTGATCGCGAGCCCCAGGAATCGATCCTGCGGCGTTTCGACATCACCGTGATCTCCCGTTACTTTCCCGAGTTCGAGCGCGAACTGCCACGCTACCTCTCGCGATCCTGACAGCTTCGGCAAAAGGGTATTGGTAGCGGGGGAGCGCTACCGCTTTTCCCACACCACACAAACTTACGATATTCTATCCGATCGATCGCCTGAAAGTTTCTTACATGCGTCCGATCACCGATCGATATTGCCTAACCACTATCGGCAACTTGGACCCGCCGCGTAACGGCAGGAACGATTCCTTGACTGACACCACATGCATGGATCGTACGCGCCGGTCGCTGTCGAATCGGCGTCCGTTTCAGCTCTCCGATTGTTCGAGCGCCTTGCACATCCTACAATCGTGTCCGTCGCGTCGGCCGTGCTGCGTTCGGCCCGGCACACTTGCTCCGGGTCTACCGGCGAGATTCACATGGGAGCACCGAGGGCTCCGGCACTAGCGAAGAGAGTCTCGAACGCCACAAACGGCTTGCGCGCAATACTGTACGTCAACCCCTTCTTCCACGTGAGGCAGCGACTCAACGAAGCGCCTGGCGTCGTCCATCGCGGCGGGCCGCGCCATCGCGCACGCGACCTACCGCTGTCGCAGGGCTCGATGCCCAACGATTTGTGGTGTGCTGACTTCAAGGGCGACTTCAAGCTCGGCAATAGGCGGTACTGATATCCGTTTGACCCTCACCGACCATGCCTCTCGCTACCTGCTCCTCTGCGAGGCGCAGCCTCGCTAATGCGATGCCGCTTTTCGTACCGGAATAATCGGCGTCGCTGCGCGTCGCCTCAGCCTGGGAAGTCATTGTCCCGCCCGAGCGTCAGCCGCTATTGTTCATCTTGCGCACCAACTCGCGCGCTTCGTCACCCTCCGGGATCGGTCGGCCGCTGTCGCGCCACTCAATCGCCGCCTTGAATCCATGGGCTTGGGCGTAGCGGCGGAACCAAAGCCCTTCAGGATTATGGCGAGCGATGCCATCCATGATCGTGGCCAAGGATTGCGTTTGCTCAAGGCCCATGTTGAGCATCACCTGGTTCACGACCAGCTTGTGCATGGCGAGGTGGCTTTTTGGAACGCCGGCAATACGGTCGGCAAGACGCATCGTCGCTTCCTCGAGCTCAGCGAGCGGTACTGCCTCATTCGCCAGTCCCCAATCTGCCGCGCGCCGACCATCGATCATGTCGCCGGTAAACATCAATTGTTTGGCGCGCGTCGGACCCAGTCTGAACGTCCACATCGCCGTCGTCGGACATCCCCAAACGCGCGTCGGCATGTAGCCGATCTTGGCATCTTCAGCCATTACGAGCATGTCACAGCTCAACGCGATGTCGCTGCCGCCAGCGACAGCATGGCCATGCACCTTCGCGATCGTGGGCTTGGAGCAGCGCCATAGACTCATGAATTGCTCGGTATTTTCCTTCATCGAGGCATAGTCGACCATCGGATCCCAAGGATGATTCTCCTGCTGGTTCGGGTGATGTCTTACGCGCTCGGCATAGTGTGTGAGGTCGTAGCCACCACAAAATCCTTTGCCGGCACCCTCGACTACAATGACATGAATATCGTCATTGTTCTGAGCCCACTTAACAGCCTGCTGTATCTCGCCGGGTGTTTCGTCGTTGATGGCATTGAGGCGCTCGGGACGGTTCAGGAGCAATCTGGCAACGCGCGGCGAATTCTTGTCGGGCTCGATCGATAGCGTCGAAAAACTTGGCATGGTAACTCCAGTCCGCAGTAACCGTCAGAGTTGACGGTATCATGCCTTCTGATACCGTCAATACTGACTGTGCATGGGAGCCTCGCATGTCTGCGAAAACTCAGGGAATGTTGGGCCAGCATACCCGCAAGAAGTTGCTGGACGCGGCCGTGGAGTGTCTCATCGAGCTTGGGGTGGCCGGAACAACTACTCTTGCTGTTCAACATCGCGCAAGCGTAAGCCGGGGCACACTGCTCCACCATTTTCCCAGCCATGCGGAGCTGCTGGCGGCGACGGTAACCGAACTCGTTGAAAGGAACGAACTAGCTGTCATCGCTTCGCGTCGTTCCCATCCAATCGAAGATCCCCTTGAGCGCGCCATGCACGCATTGGCCTATGCGGTGCGACAGCCGGCGTACCTGGCTGAACTGGAGCTATGGGCCGTTGCGCGAACGGATCCTCATCTAAAGCAGGTTCTCGTGGCCGCCGAGCGGTCGGCGCGTCGGGACAGCCAGCGCGTTCACGAGATGCTATTCAGCGAATGGAGCGGCTTTAAAGGCCTTCAAGAGGTCATCGCCCTAACGCAGCACTTTATGCGCGGCCTTGCGATCTCGGAAAACTTGAGAAATTCGGCAACCAAGCGAGATCGATTGATCACGGCCTGGGCCAACGCTGCGCGTCTCATGCTTAAAGAGTAATAGAAGCAGCTCAGCTACGGGGTGCTGCGTCGCGCCTGTTGGCCGGCTTCTGCGGATCGGATTCGCTTCGGGCCGCGTTCCTGAGATCCCAGCGAACATCGTGCTCGTGAAGAACCTGACCGTGATCGGTGTCTTCTGGGGGTTCTACATGGCGTGGGGAAAGAGCAAGGCCGACGCATCCATACGCGAGCGCGTCGGCACACTGTTCGATGAGTTGTTCGGCCTCTGTGAAGCCGGCAAGCTGCGCGCGCCCGTCGATCGGTCGCTGCCGCTGTCGAAGTTCGCGGATGCGCTCCGTAGCGTCGAGGCCCGCGAAGTCATCGGGAAGATCGCGTTGATACCGGAACAACGAACATGACTGCAACCGAGCCACGAAGCCCCCGCTTCGCTACCAGCAGCAGTACAAAATCGTAGAAAATCGTAGTTTGGCGTAGAAAATCGCAGAATTGGTAGCGGGAGAGGGACTCGAACCCCCGACCCCAGGATTATGATTCCCGTGCTCTAACCAGCTGAGCTACCCCGCCACGGCATCGCGGTGGCGGCAGGCAATGCCGCGGTCGCGAACGCGCGGCATATAAGGAGCGGGTCGACGCCCTGTCAAGCAAAGCGAGCCGTCCGGCCAGGCATCTGCAAAATTGCGCTATTTCGGCCGGATTGACGGGTCGCCGCCGGGAGTGCCGGGCGGCGGGATTACCGGCGTCTTGCCATCTTCCGGCGTGGGCGCATGGATTTCGGGATCAACGCCCGGCGGCGGACACAAGACGCCCTCCGAGCGGGCCAGCTTGTCGCCAAGCGGCTCGGCCCGCTGACCGGTGGTCGTTCCTTCCCGCGCCTTCCCTTCCGGAACCGTCGCGCCGGAATTCGGCGCCGGCTGCATCGGGGCGCAATTGGCGGCGGCGCGGTCGGGCGATGGCGGTGCGGTCTGGGCGGGCGGCGTCGCCGGGCTGGGCGGGGCCTGAGCGCCCGCCATACTCGTAGCCGTCATCAACACACATGAAAGAAGAAGTGCCCGGTGCATTGCCATGTCGGGAAAACGGTCCGCTCGCGCGGAGGTTCCCAGTTAGTTCAGCCGCTTTTTGTTTGACGCGTTTTCTCGAGCGAAAACGCTATGCGCTTCACGATTTCCGAAAGCGGATCAGCGAAAAATGTCCCATCGGCGGCATCGGCCGCCGCTCGGTCAAGGTGACGCCGCCATGTTTGGCGGCCCAGTTGGTCAGGCGTTCCCACGGAAATTCCGGCCGCCAGCCCAGCCGCCGCGCCAGTGGCGCGAACGCCAGTTCGAACGCGCGGCGCGGACCGGTTTCGGCGCCGATGTGATTGACCAGAATCAGTTCGCCGCCGGGCTTCAGCACGCGGATGAAATCATCCAGCGTGCGTTCCGGATCCGGCACCGCCGTGATGACATATTGCGCCACCACCGCATCGAAGAACGAATCCGGAAACGCCAGGTTCTTGGCGTCCATCACCGCAAGCGCTTCGACATTGGTCAGGCCGAACTCGCGCACGCGCTTGAGCGCCCGCCGCAGCATCGGCTCGGAAATGTCGACGCCGCACAATTTCGTGTTGCGCGAATATTCCGACAGCGACAGCCCAGTACCGACACCGACGTCGAGAACGCGTCCACCGATTTTGTCGGCCTCCGCAATGGTCGATCGACGGCCTTCGTCGAACACCTTGCCGAAAACCAGATCGTAGACCGGCGCCCAGCGCCCATAAGCTTTTTCGACCCCCTCGCGGTCGATATCCCCAGCCATTCCCTCTGCCCCGATTTTTTCTTAAGTGCGCATCACCTCGGCGAGCGGCGCGGCCTTTTCCTGCGCCCCTCCCCTCGTCACCGGATGGCGTGCGGTCGCGCTCTTGATGAATCCGCCGCCGAGCACGCGCGCCTGTCCCGCAGGCGCATCGTAGAACACGCAGGCCTGGCCGGGCGATACGCCCTCTTCGCCGGCAACGAGTTCGACCTCATAACCGCCATCGACCGCGCGCAACCAGGCCGGCTGCGGCGCGCGCGTCGATCGCACGCGCACGAACATCTCGATGCCGTCGCCGATGACGCGGTCGAGCGCGCCATCGCCGATCCAGTTGACGTCACGCAGCAGGATGCGATCCATCCGCAACGCCTCGCGCGGCCCCACCACGACGCGGCGGCTGGTGGCATCGAGCTTGACGACATAGAGCGGCGCGCCGGCTGCAATGCCCAGTCCCTTGCGCTGGCCGACGGTGAAATGAACGATCCCTTGATGGCGGCCGATTGTATGGCCCTCGAGATCGACGATGTCGCCGGGCTCGATCGCGCCGGGCTTGAGGCGGCCGATAATGTCGGTGTAGCGCCCGGTCGGCACGAAGCAGATATCCTGGCTGTCCTGCTTTTCGGCGACTTCGAGGCCGAAGCGCCGCGCCAGCTCGCGCGTCTGCGGCTTGGTCATGTCGCCGAGCGGAAAGCGTAAGTAATCGAGCTGCTCGCGCGTGGTCGCGAACAGGAAATAGCTCTGGTCGCGATCGGAATCCGCCGCGCAGACCAGTGCGCGCGATCCGTCGGCAAGGCGGCGCGAGGCGACATAGTGTCCGGTCGCGAGCGCCTGCGCGCCGAGCTCACGCGCGGTCGCCAAGAGATCGCGAAACTTGATCGAGCGGTTGCACTCGATGCAGGGCACCGGCGTTTCGCCGAGCGCGTAGCTGTCGGCGAAATTGTCGATCACGGATTCGCGGAAGCGGCTTTCGTAGTCGAGCACGTAATGCGGAATGCCGATTCGCTCCGCCACGTTGCGGGCGTCGTGGATGTCCCGTCCCGCGCAGCAGGCCCCCTTGCGATGGGTGGCAGCGCCATGGTCGTAAAGCTGCAGCGTGATCCCGACCACGTCATAGCCTTCGGACTTCAGCAAGGCAGCCGTCACCGAGGAATCGACGCCGCCGGACATGGCGACCACGATCCGTGTGTCCTGCGGACGGCCTTCGAGATCCAAACTGTTTCGCATGCCAGGGGTCATCGACTTCAATCGCGAACGCGCCATGGCGGTTCGCGGCCAGGGATTTAAAAAGCCTTTATGCATAAGGCCTTAAGGCGCAATTCGGCCATACCGGGCCGGATCGGACGCCGCTCTTTAATATAGGCCGTATTCCCGTGAAGCAATCAGCCGATCCCCATTTTGGAGCTTGTCCAGGACGGCAAATCTTGCCGCCGGGCAGAAAAGGCGGCCGTGGTCACGCTCCGGAATCCGGACGTCACCTTTTTAAGTATTTGAAATAACGTGATATTTTTTACCACAGCGGCTGGCCCGGTCCTTGCTGAATGGTAGCCGAGAGCTCAGCGCGAGGGTTACCGTGGTTAGTGTCACGTCAGAAGTATCGGCAAATGCATCTTTCCAGAGCGCGGCGGCGAGGTCCGCCCGGCCGGATTCCGATCCGCCCGCCGGGAACGACAGCTTCGCGGCGCTGGTCGACAGCAACACGGCCGCGAGCCACAACGACCGCGCGCAGGACGCAGCGCCCTGCCCGCGCCGCTCCGACGACGCGCAATCAGCTTCCGACAACCGTTCGCGCGACAGCGCCGCCGCATCCGACAAGGCCGACAAGGCCGCGCGCAACGATTCGAATAATCGCGACGCCGCGGCCAAGCTGCGCGACGACAAGACACGGGACGACAAGATAAGGGACGGCAAGACACGCGACGACGGCAAGGTCGACACCGACACCAACGCCGATGCCGAGACGAAGTCCGCAAAGACCGGCCGCGCCAAATCGAAGTCCGACGCACCGAAGTCCGAGAAGGCGTCCTCCGACGAAGCGACGCAGGTTTCTTCCGGAGACGCCTCACCCGCGACCGATCAGACCGAACTGGCGCAGAATGGAACGGCCGTGGTAACGGCCGACGCGATTGCCGCCGCCATCCCTGCTGCCGCAACGCCGCCGGCGACGACGGCTTCCGCCGTACCCACGACCGATAAGGTGACCGCGCCGCTTGCCATCGCGGCGGCTGCGATCGCAGCCTCCGCTTCGCTCGCCGCCGAGACCGCGCCAGCCAGTCCCGCCGGTGAAAGCGCCGAAGCGACCGCCTCCACGACCGCGAACGCTGCGCAAGGGGACGGTACCAAGACCAACGCGCAGGGCATCGGCCAGGCCGTCAGCGCCCAGGCCACGTCCGCCGACCCGTCGGTCACAACCGGCATCGCTCAGGCCGCCGCCGTGGTTGCAGCGACACCCGCCGCTACCAAATCGGCCGTGCCGCTCAAGAACCCCGATCTCGCCAGGAAAAGCGCGACGACGGC
This region includes:
- a CDS encoding acyl-CoA dehydrogenase family protein: MKSVDRMQKNGRLMVGSMASDTLRTKRAVDGVLHLVHAAADEIERNRRLPDAVVAALRDTGINRLLIPAALGGMEAPITDAMDVMERIAAVDGSAGWCAAIGGGSNVFAGYVPATGARTVFADPDQGNATMFAPLGRVVNDHGRVTLSGRWPFTSNCLHSAWVGLGALFHDADGAGPVPRIVFVPVADLTIEDTWDVVGLRGTGSHHVAAAEVPVYPDRCTRFADRPWPGGTLWRLPIYTTLLPTLVAVPLGIARGAIDEISRQAREGRTARRGQLADAPISMAELAVADTRLRAARAGLRAAVGEAHMHAERGEPISRQLQARICLAGMHACDTSVEVTSTAHHLGGGAAAYRGSRLLRALSDVQAARQHLLFSHHHLGELGKLVAGLDLAYPPYVM
- a CDS encoding crotonase/enoyl-CoA hydratase family protein, giving the protein MPSFSTLSIEPDKNSPRVARLLLNRPERLNAINDETPGEIQQAVKWAQNNDDIHVIVVEGAGKGFCGGYDLTHYAERVRHHPNQQENHPWDPMVDYASMKENTEQFMSLWRCSKPTIAKVHGHAVAGGSDIALSCDMLVMAEDAKIGYMPTRVWGCPTTAMWTFRLGPTRAKQLMFTGDMIDGRRAADWGLANEAVPLAELEEATMRLADRIAGVPKSHLAMHKLVVNQVMLNMGLEQTQSLATIMDGIARHNPEGLWFRRYAQAHGFKAAIEWRDSGRPIPEGDEARELVRKMNNSG
- a CDS encoding TetR/AcrR family transcriptional regulator translates to MSAKTQGMLGQHTRKKLLDAAVECLIELGVAGTTTLAVQHRASVSRGTLLHHFPSHAELLAATVTELVERNELAVIASRRSHPIEDPLERAMHALAYAVRQPAYLAELELWAVARTDPHLKQVLVAAERSARRDSQRVHEMLFSEWSGFKGLQEVIALTQHFMRGLAISENLRNSATKRDRLITAWANAARLMLKE
- a CDS encoding zinc-binding dehydrogenase, with amino-acid sequence MRVSCLKSNRSSSATGCCVAPVGRLLRIGFASGRVPEIPANIVLVKNLTVIGVFWGFYMAWGKSKADASIRERVGTLFDELFGLCEAGKLRAPVDRSLPLSKFADALRSVEAREVIGKIALIPEQRT
- a CDS encoding class I SAM-dependent methyltransferase, giving the protein MAGDIDREGVEKAYGRWAPVYDLVFGKVFDEGRRSTIAEADKIGGRVLDVGVGTGLSLSEYSRNTKLCGVDISEPMLRRALKRVREFGLTNVEALAVMDAKNLAFPDSFFDAVVAQYVITAVPDPERTLDDFIRVLKPGGELILVNHIGAETGPRRAFELAFAPLARRLGWRPEFPWERLTNWAAKHGGVTLTERRPMPPMGHFSLIRFRKS
- the mnmA gene encoding tRNA 2-thiouridine(34) synthase MnmA gives rise to the protein MRNSLDLEGRPQDTRIVVAMSGGVDSSVTAALLKSEGYDVVGITLQLYDHGAATHRKGACCAGRDIHDARNVAERIGIPHYVLDYESRFRESVIDNFADSYALGETPVPCIECNRSIKFRDLLATARELGAQALATGHYVASRRLADGSRALVCAADSDRDQSYFLFATTREQLDYLRFPLGDMTKPQTRELARRFGLEVAEKQDSQDICFVPTGRYTDIIGRLKPGAIEPGDIVDLEGHTIGRHQGIVHFTVGQRKGLGIAAGAPLYVVKLDATSRRVVVGPREALRMDRILLRDVNWIGDGALDRVIGDGIEMFVRVRSTRAPQPAWLRAVDGGYEVELVAGEEGVSPGQACVFYDAPAGQARVLGGGFIKSATARHPVTRGGAQEKAAPLAEVMRT
- a CDS encoding flagellar hook-length control protein FliK, which codes for MVSVTSEVSANASFQSAAARSARPDSDPPAGNDSFAALVDSNTAASHNDRAQDAAPCPRRSDDAQSASDNRSRDSAAASDKADKAARNDSNNRDAAAKLRDDKTRDDKIRDGKTRDDGKVDTDTNADAETKSAKTGRAKSKSDAPKSEKASSDEATQVSSGDASPATDQTELAQNGTAVVTADAIAAAIPAAATPPATTASAVPTTDKVTAPLAIAAAAIAASASLAAETAPASPAGESAEATASTTANAAQGDGTKTNAQGIGQAVSAQATSADPSVTTGIAQAAAVVAATPAATKSAVPLKNPDLARKSATTAVTPENTAGTTTTTAPAAPAADTIVPAVTPPTEAAGKLKSENGIAEAVKADASGNSIVPSAANTNTHFAAPDVVGQTPVNASGNGLQAPGAIQTQQPAAPTTTAAAATQLTATAATSAAVPVSGLAMEIAASAKSGKTRFEIRLDPAELGRIDVRIDVDRNGQVTSHLTVERPETLSMLRQDANQLQRALDNAGLSTGNGGLQFSLRDQSSQGQNDGNQSNPNAHRLVVGEEDNVPAVVAGRTYGRMLGSSGGVDIRV